In the Populus trichocarpa isolate Nisqually-1 chromosome 1, P.trichocarpa_v4.1, whole genome shotgun sequence genome, one interval contains:
- the LOC7482829 gene encoding E3 ubiquitin-protein ligase At3g02290 isoform X1 yields the protein MGAFCCCPCSDEHEEHAYSGNSIYRHCVCLRFLFHQLRSGYGTVFHRLEGRTVSPTQEGTSLASTGVGTGLPDGSENDTQLSSSRPLPYDTDQRYARLQRYGLVSRKSMTHFQEESQPLRRNMSSSAVESLGFGRRRNGIDSEDDNKLGYSELSDKSLATKVAYRLTYAQPSSEDEDACPTCLDEYTPENPKITTRCSHHFHLGCIYEWLERSESCPICGKEMEFCESP from the exons ATGGGTGCCTTCTGCTGCTGTCCATGCAGTgatgaacatgaagaacatgCTTACTCGGGCAATTCAATATACAGGCACTGCGTTTGCCTAAGATTCCTTTTCCACCAGTTACGCAGTGGG TATGGTACAGTGTTTCACAGACTTGAAGGTAGGACTGTCTCGCCAACCCAAGAAGGTACTTCTTTGGCATCAACTGGAGTTGGCACAGGATTACCAGATGGTTCTGAAAATGACACTCAACTCTCGTCATCCAGGCCACTCCCTTATGATACTGATCAGAGGTATGCTCGTTTGCAGCGTTATGGTTTAGTCTCTAGGAAGTCGATGACTCACTTCCAAGAAGAATCACAACCACTGAGAAGAAATATGAGCAGTTCTGCTGTGGAATCATTGGGctttggaagaagaagaaacgggATTGATTCTGAAGATGACAATAAACTTGGCTATTCAGAGTTGTCAGACAAATCTTTGGCAACAAAAGTTGCATACAGGCTAACTTATGCGCAACCATCTTCTGAAGATGAAGATGCCTGCCCTACCTGTCTTGAtg AGTACACCCCAGAAAATCCTAAAATTACAACTCGATGCTCTCACCATTTTCACCTTGGCTGCATTTATGAATGGTTGGAAAGAAGTGAAAGTTGTCCAATATGTGGCAAG GAAATGGAGTTTTGTGAAAGCCCTTAA
- the LOC7482829 gene encoding E3 ubiquitin-protein ligase At3g02290 isoform X2, translated as MHLLPSAMHLQYGTVFHRLEGRTVSPTQEGTSLASTGVGTGLPDGSENDTQLSSSRPLPYDTDQRYARLQRYGLVSRKSMTHFQEESQPLRRNMSSSAVESLGFGRRRNGIDSEDDNKLGYSELSDKSLATKVAYRLTYAQPSSEDEDACPTCLDEYTPENPKITTRCSHHFHLGCIYEWLERSESCPICGKEMEFCESP; from the exons ATGCACTTATTACCTTCTGCCATGCACTTGCAGTATGGTACAGTGTTTCACAGACTTGAAGGTAGGACTGTCTCGCCAACCCAAGAAGGTACTTCTTTGGCATCAACTGGAGTTGGCACAGGATTACCAGATGGTTCTGAAAATGACACTCAACTCTCGTCATCCAGGCCACTCCCTTATGATACTGATCAGAGGTATGCTCGTTTGCAGCGTTATGGTTTAGTCTCTAGGAAGTCGATGACTCACTTCCAAGAAGAATCACAACCACTGAGAAGAAATATGAGCAGTTCTGCTGTGGAATCATTGGGctttggaagaagaagaaacgggATTGATTCTGAAGATGACAATAAACTTGGCTATTCAGAGTTGTCAGACAAATCTTTGGCAACAAAAGTTGCATACAGGCTAACTTATGCGCAACCATCTTCTGAAGATGAAGATGCCTGCCCTACCTGTCTTGAtg AGTACACCCCAGAAAATCCTAAAATTACAACTCGATGCTCTCACCATTTTCACCTTGGCTGCATTTATGAATGGTTGGAAAGAAGTGAAAGTTGTCCAATATGTGGCAAG GAAATGGAGTTTTGTGAAAGCCCTTAA
- the LOC7482829 gene encoding E3 ubiquitin-protein ligase At3g02290 isoform X3 gives MGAFCCCPCSDEHEEHAYSGNSIYRHCVCLRFLFHQLRSGYGTVFHRLEGRTVSPTQEGTSLASTGVGTGLPDGSENDTQLSSSRPLPYDTDQRYARLQRYGLVSRKSMTHFQEESQPLRRNMSSSAVESLGFGRRRNGIDSEDDNKLGYSELSDKSLATKVAYRLTYAQPSSEDEDACPTCLDVRCF, from the exons ATGGGTGCCTTCTGCTGCTGTCCATGCAGTgatgaacatgaagaacatgCTTACTCGGGCAATTCAATATACAGGCACTGCGTTTGCCTAAGATTCCTTTTCCACCAGTTACGCAGTGGG TATGGTACAGTGTTTCACAGACTTGAAGGTAGGACTGTCTCGCCAACCCAAGAAGGTACTTCTTTGGCATCAACTGGAGTTGGCACAGGATTACCAGATGGTTCTGAAAATGACACTCAACTCTCGTCATCCAGGCCACTCCCTTATGATACTGATCAGAGGTATGCTCGTTTGCAGCGTTATGGTTTAGTCTCTAGGAAGTCGATGACTCACTTCCAAGAAGAATCACAACCACTGAGAAGAAATATGAGCAGTTCTGCTGTGGAATCATTGGGctttggaagaagaagaaacgggATTGATTCTGAAGATGACAATAAACTTGGCTATTCAGAGTTGTCAGACAAATCTTTGGCAACAAAAGTTGCATACAGGCTAACTTATGCGCAACCATCTTCTGAAGATGAAGATGCCTGCCCTACCTGTCTTGAtg TAAGGTGTTTTTGA